A genomic region of Glycine max cultivar Williams 82 chromosome 15, Glycine_max_v4.0, whole genome shotgun sequence contains the following coding sequences:
- the LOC100797149 gene encoding annexin D3 encodes MASLKLPEVVPSPTQDSERLRKAFQGFGTDEKAVILVLGHRNAQQRKKIGETYQQLYNESLVDRLHSELSGDFRNAVILWTYDPPERHARLAKDALKAKKGIKHLQVLVEIACASTPNHLVAVRQAYCSLFDCSLEEDIIASVAPALRKLLVSLVSSFRYDKVAVNLEVAKEEASKLHEAINSKQLDNDHIIWILSTRNLFQLRETFACYNNLYGNTLEQDIKKCGNGDLESLLHTVIWCIDCPEKHFAKVVRDSIVGFGTDEDSLNRAIVTRAEIDLLNVRFEYANVYKSSLDDDVIGDTSGYYKDFLMTLLGKGPDGE; translated from the exons ATGGCTTCATTGAAACTGCCAGAGGTTGTTCCTTCTCCCACACAAGACAGTGAACGACTCAGAAAGGCTTTCCaag GATTTGGGACAGATGAGAAAGCGGTGATATTGGTATTGGGACACAGGAATGCTcaacaaaggaagaaaattGGAGAAACTTATCAGCAGCTTTACAATGAATCGCTTGTCGATCGTCTTCATTCTGAATTGTCTGGTGATTTTAGA AATGCTGTAATTCTCTGGACCTACGATCCTCCAGAAAGGCATGCGAGACTAGCAAAGGATGCATTGAAGGCTAAGAAGGGGATTAAACACCTTCAGGTTCTGGTTGAAATAGCATGTGCATCAACTCCTAACCATTTGGTGGCTGTGAGGCAGGCTTACTGCTCTCTCTTTGATTGCTCACTTGAGGAGGACATCATAGCCTCTGTTGCTCCAGCCCTCAGAAag CTTTTAGTGAGCCTAGTAAGCTCATTCAGGTATGATAAAGTGGCTGTAAATTTGGAGGTAGCCAAGGAAGAGGCATCAAAACTACATGAAGCTATCAACAGCAAGCAATTAGACAATGATCATATTATTTGGATACTTAGCACCAGGAATCTTTTCCAGCTCCGGGAAACTTTTGCATGCTACAATAACCTCTATGGGAATACATTGGAACAG GACATAAAAAAATGTGGTAATGGTGATTTGGAATCTCTCTTACATACGGTGATATGGTGTATAGACTGCCCCGAGAAACATTTTGCAAAG GTTGTAAGAGATTCTATAGTTGGGTTTGGAACCGATGAAGATTCCCTCAACAGAGCTATTGTAACTCGAGCCGAAATTGATCTGTTGAACGTCAGATTTGAATATGCTAACGTGTACAAGTCTAGTCTTGATGATGATGTTATTGGGGATACTTCAGGGTACTACAAAGATTTTTTGATGACTTTGCTAGGGAAAGGTCCAGATGGAGAGTGA